The nucleotide window CAAGTTCTTCAACACAGGTGGTGTCGTCTCCGACCTCACCGTCCTAGAAGGTGTCATCGAAGGAACAGGCGAGCACATCTTCGCACTCGTCGAGACCCGGCAGGCGGGGATCAAATTCGCCCATAACTGGAACAACATCGGACTACGCTTGACCGAGTCCGGAGGAGTCAAGATAGAGAATGTGCGTGCGCCGTGGACAGACGCATTGGGATGGGATAATGTGTCGAAGAGGCCGCGGGAAGAGGTTCTGGGTGTGCCGTTTGCGAGTTTGTTGCTTCCGACGTAtgtttctcctctccttctccaaacaTGAAATCATCAACTGCAGTACTAAATTATGTGAACAGGATCCAACTCGTCTTCAGCAACTTCTACCTCGGCATCGCCCAAGGCGCACTGGCCTTCGCATCCCAATACACCGTGAGCACGACCCGTCCATGGCCCTTCGGCGGGGACAACAAGGCCTCCGCTACCGACGAGTTCTACATTCTCGAGCGGTACGGGAACTTCTTCGCGCATCTTCGTGCCGCAGAGGCGCTGGCTGAAcgggctggggaggagatcTCGTCCTTGTATCGCGAACACTCGGATAATAGGCCTGGGTTGACGGCCAGACAACGGGGTGAGTTGGCCGAGTGGGTTGCCAGTGTTAAGGTGGTTACTACAGATGTGGGGTTGAGGGTGACTTCGGGGATCTTTGAGGTTACTGGTGCGAGGGCGACGGCT belongs to Aspergillus luchuensis IFO 4308 DNA, chromosome 3, nearly complete sequence and includes:
- a CDS encoding thermophilic desulfurizing enzyme family protein (COG:I;~EggNog:ENOG410PGUT;~InterPro:IPR013107,IPR013786,IPR009100,IPR036250, IPR037069;~PFAM:PF02771,PF08028;~go_function: GO:0016627 - oxidoreductase activity, acting on the CH-CH group of donors [Evidence IEA];~go_function: GO:0050660 - flavin adenine dinucleotide binding [Evidence IEA];~go_process: GO:0055114 - oxidation-reduction process [Evidence IEA]), with product MTQSDVPATDPAVYEAYKTQWASLPDTAEAWLARAREVATVLSKDAAQREQDNKSPRAEVALLKHSGLLKLLGPKKYGGGEQPWSVGYKAIREVAKGDGSIGMLLGYHLLWSTTANIVGTPSQADRIHQWIITNNYFVGGAVNPRDSDLTITSDGEDIIFNGAKFFNTGGVVSDLTVLEGVIEGTGEHIFALVETRQAGIKFAHNWNNIGLRLTESGGVKIENVRAPWTDALGWDNVSKRPREEVLGVPFASLLLPTIQLVFSNFYLGIAQGALAFASQYTVSTTRPWPFGGDNKASATDEFYILERYGNFFAHLRAAEALAERAGEEISSLYREHSDNRPGLTARQRGELAEWVASVKVVTTDVGLRVTSGIFEVTGARATAVKVGLDRFWRDIRTHTLHDPVAYKNRELGRYALLDEVPEPSWYT